One bacterium genomic window, GACGGTCAGGAAATCGGCGCGCTGTACGTGGCCGATCCCGTGCGGCCCACCACCCGCGCGGCCCTCGACAGCCTGCGGCGGATGGGGATCGACATCATCATGGCCAGCGGCGACCGGGAAGAGACGGCGCGCGCCGTGGCAAACGAGCTGGGAATCGAGCGGGTCTATGCTCCCGTGCTGCCGGCGGACAAGGTGAAGATCGTGAGAGATTTGCAGGCGCAGGGAAAGCGCGTGCTGTTTGCGGGGGATGGAATTAATGATGCTCCGGCACTTGCACAAGCCGATGCAGGCGTGGCTATGGCCACAGGAACCGACATTGCGATGGAAAGTGCGGACATCACTCTATTGCGCGGCGATTTGACGCGGCTGGTGGAAGCCATTGATCTGGGCCGCCGCACGCGCGCCATTATCCGGCAGAATCTGTTCTGGGCCTTTCTCTACAATACCATCGGTGTGCCGGTCGCCGCCGGCGCCCTCTATCCCGCCTTTGGCCTGCTCTTAAGTCCGGTCATCGCCTCCGCCGCCATGAGCGTCAGCTCCCTCTCTGTGGTGATGAACAGCCTGCGGCTGAGAAGCGGCGCTGCCCTCTGAATCTTCCTTGCCCGTTGTCCTATCCCGGGTGTCCCATGTCCACATCCACGCGATTTCTGTTTCTTTTTCTGCTGGCGATCTCCCTCGGCACGGCCTCCTGTACCAAAAAAAGCAACCCCACAGCGCCGCCGGATAGCAATACCATCCCGCAGGGCATGGCGCGGATTGCGGGCACCGTCAAGGATGCTGCGGGCAACCCGCTGAATGATGTGGCCCTGCATCTGGTCTACCAGTTCTCCGAACCGTCCAACTCGCCCGCCGCGCCGATGGTGTCATCGTCGGTTACGTTTTATGATGCCGACCAGGTGCTGTATACCGAATGTGGTGGGACGACGCCGCTTTCCGACAGCGTGATGGTCAAGATCTTCTGGGACCGCAACAGCAGCGGCCCGGACAGCACCGATCCTCAGCCGCCGCTCTGCGCCGATCCGCCGGATTGTCCCAACGGCGAGCCGCCGTTTACGGTGAACCTGACCGAGTTTCCGGTGAACGGTGTGGCCGAGGGAATCGGCGCCGGTCTGTTTGTCATGACCCGCGATTTCTCCACCAACGGCGACGTGCTGAGTCCCAACCGTTATTACTGCCGCATCTACTGTTCCGATGGCAGCGTGCTCTACACCAGTCAAGTGGTGGATGTGCCGCCCGGCTCCAGCCAGACCGCGCTGCACTTCACCTGTACCCCTTGCAGCGGCGCGCCCGGCGTGCCCGCGTGGCAGCTCGGCCAGGCCTATCCCAATCCGGCCACCGATTCTGTGACGGTGCCGTACGGCCTGCACGAGACCGCGTCCACCCTGTTGACGCTGACATGGCCCGGCAGCAGCCGCACGGATTCCATTGTCCATGCCACCTTCGGCACGGGCAACCGCACGGCTATCTTCCGTCTCGGGTCGCGTCCCAACGGCTTGTACACGCTGCGCCTGCAGGTCTCAAGTTTCGACCGCAGCGTAACGTTGCTGAAGAACGTCTCCAATCCTGATGTGCTCAGCACCACCGACGCCGCGGTCCGCACGCCCAGCGACGGCAGTTTTGCGCTGACGACTCCCGCCGGAACCACCATTGCCAACTATGGCGCCAGCGGAAACAGCCTCGGCACCTTGTCGCTGACACGGGTAAAAGTCATCGCCATCCGGTCCGGCTACTTCACATTGGACACCACGCTCTCCATTGCCAGTCAGCAGAACTATCCGCTGGATCTGCGATTGATTTCGCGCTGAACTTTTTTTTTGCAGCAGGCCTAATACGAGCGGGCGAACCTGAAAGGGTTCGCCCGCTTTGTATGGGTGGTTGCTCAGAAAGAACCCCCTTCTGATTCCCCCTTTTTCAAAGGGGGAAGGCTCGGAGACTCCCCCCGCTTCAGCGGGGGGCAAGGGGAATGAGTAAGGCCGCGTCCGCGTGCTGGATTCCCTGTGCGCACCACGCAGGAGCGTGGCGCTTAGTAGGCGTGTGGGCAAGGGGCTTAAGCCCCTTGTCTTTACTTCGCCGCCGTCACCTGAAAGTAGAACTCGTCGAAGTGGATGTCCTTCATGGGGACGGAGAGCGTGGTGTCGCCGGTGGTGGTGTAGAGGTTTTCCGGGGTGATGACGTTGTTCGGATCACCCGAAACGTATACGCGGTAGAGCGAGGCCCCGTCCGAGTGCCGCCACTTGAGCATCACCTGATCGAACTGCACGTCCATGGTCAAATCACGCGGGGGCTCGGGGACGCTGGGCGCGCCGATGATCGAGATGTCATCCACCGCCGCTTCGATCAGCGAGCCGGGGCCTTCATCCTCGGCGAGAAACTGCAGCAGCATGCGGTCGGTGGGTAGCAGGAAATTGCTGACCGGAACCTTGACCGTACGCCAGCCGTGTGTGGACGCCGCGGTGTTGATGATGTTCACCCACGTTGCACCGCCGTCGTTGGAGATCTGCACCCGGAAGAAATCCGAACCCGCGCTGGGGCCTTTGTCATTGCTGTACCAGTAGGCAAACTTCAATTCGGGATCGGACAGCTCACTCAAATTGAACTGCGGTGAGCGCAGCGTGGTGCGGCCACCATCCACGTCCGCTTCCATGGCATCGGCGGTGGGAGAACTGGCATTGCCCGTGACAAAGCAGTAGCCGTCATGCGGCGGCGCGTCATTGTCCGGCTGAATCTGCGAGCCTTGATAAGTTGAGCCTACCGGTTTGGCCCGCACCCACACGCCGCCCGTAGCATTATCACCCTCCACCCCGAGGCTCCATCCCTGGTCCTGCGTGGCATCATCCTCAAAGCCGCGTTCGAGGGCAATCACCGTGGTGGTGGTCAGTCCGGCATTTACGGAAATCGAATCATAGCGCACAAAATTGCGGAAGCCGAATCGCCCGGCGCGGAGCGCGTAGCTATGCCCGGCCACCACATGATCGAAACGGAACGTGCCGCCATACGCCGTGGCCGTCTGCGTGCCCAGATCGCTCGTGAGCATCACCTCCGCGCCGGAAATCGGTTGCCCGCCGTATTGCACCACGCCTTCAATGGTTCCGCTCGGCCCGCTGTTCAGCGCCAGATTTACCGCCCGGCCTGCATTCAAGAGTCCCGCACCGGACGCATTGTCTTCACCGGGCGCACCCATATCCGTAGCCGAAGTGCGCAGCAGCCGTTTGATTTCATCGGTGGAAAGATTCGGATTGGCCTGCCGCATCAGCGCCACCGTTCCTGCGGCGTACGCCGCCGCCACCGTGGTGCCGCTCACGCGGGTGTAGCCGTTGGACTTGGCGGTAGTGCGCACCGCCGTGCCCGGCGCTGCCAGATCCGGCTTGATAAGTGACAGATCACAAGGCGACGGTCCCTTGCCTGACGACGGCGCGACATCCACACTCGCGCCGCGCGTGTCCGCATTTCCCACCGCAAAACATTCGGCCAAAGATTCCGGCGCGCGCACCGAGCCCGAACCTGCCGCTCCCGTGTTTGCCGCGGCGAAAATCAAAACCGGCCCCAGAGCTTCGGCATTGGCCACCGCTTCGAAGGCGCTGGGTGGAAGCGCGCCCAGGCAAGGAGTCTCTATACCCCACGCGTTGCAGATGGCATCGGGCACATCGGCAAAGGTGGAGGATTGGCCATCGGGATCCACGGCCCATTGCAGGGCCAGCAGCACGTCGGAGAGCCGCGTCGCGCCACAGAAGAGCCGCGCGGCAATCCACGCTGCCGCCGGAGCGATGCCGGTGGTGTCACCCGCCGCATCCGCACCGCAGAGCGCACCTGCCATCTGGGTGCCTTCGCCGCCGCACGATGCCGGACTGCCACTGCCGGAAGGATCATACCAGCCCTGCGCGGCACTGCCGCCCCGGCCTTTCCAGTGCGAACTTAGGGCGCTGTGAGTGCCGTCCACACCGTCGCTGATGGAGCACACGGTCCGTCCCCGGCCATCAAACCCAAGCTGCCACGCGTCGCGCGCTCCGGCGCGGAGCAGAGCATCTTCCACGTGGGCACGCATGGCTTCGGCGGGAGCGCTCTCCACCGGCTTACGCACGGCCACGGTTTCATCTAAACCGACCTCGCTGACCTCGGCCATATTCGCCACAAGTTCGGCCCCGGCGCGGGTCAGCTCGGCGGAGATCATATTGCCGATCCACAAAGCGCGCGCGTTTTTTGCCATGCCGCTGGATTTCAGAATATCGAGGGACTTCAGCACCGCACCCTGCGTGGCGGCGGCGCGCATCTGAAGCGAGTCCATCACCACCTGATGAATCTCGGCAAGGTTGAGTCCGAGGCGCGGCATGCGGTCGGCAATGCCCGGGGCTTGCACGCGGTCCGAGAGCACAATCAGCACGGGCAGAGTCTCCCCTGCGCCTTTGCCGGTGAAGACCTGATCGAGCCCCGGACTGAGCGTTCCCGCCTGCCCAAAGCTCACGTAAAGCAAAACAAGACTAAAAACCAACGCAAGGTGTTTCATGCAGGTCTCCCGCCGCATCCGCATCCATTCATCGTGGCACTCACTCTCTGTCCGAACTCACAGTCAAAAGCCAAAATCGGATCGGAAAGCGATCCGCTGTACTGGCGTCTTCATTGAGGCTTTTTGGCTTTTTATACTTTTGGTTTTTAGATTCAGTGCTGTTCGCTGAAGTCATAGATGAACACCGGCTCGATGCCCATCAGCCGCAGATACACGGTGAGTTGGCCGCGGTGATGCAGGTGTTCCTGATAGGCAAAGTCCAGCATCTGCCACCCGCTGAAGGTCTCTCCCCATGCTTCAATCTTTGCTTCGAGCTGCTTGTCGGTGAGCTTGGCGAAACCCGCAAACGCCTCGGCGACCTGAACATCCATCCATGTCATCAGCGCCGCCTTGCTGTCGAAGGTCGGCTCTTTGTGATCGATATGGCGGCCAGCGGTCACGGTCTCCACCGATTCGGCCAAGAAGTTAAAGGCGTGCGTGATCAGTTCCATCGCGCTGCGCACTTCCGGCGTGGGTCGGAAGTCCATTTTGTCTTCCGGAATCTGGTCCACCAATTTGCGGCTGACGCCCAGCACCATGTAAAAGTACTTCCACTCCCGGTCCAATGTCTGCTTATTCATCAGCAATTGTCCTATGTAAAAATGACGAGTATTTCTTTCGGGTCTTCGAGATCTCCTTCATCCTTCCGCCTTCATCCTTCATCCTTTCTTCAACGCCATCTGCTCCGCTTCCTGAATGGTGGGACGGATCTGCTTCAGCACCAGAAACAGCACCAGCGCCGCCACAAGGGACGCTACCAGCAAAATTATGAAAAGCGTGCTGTGCGCCATCTGATCCCAGAAGCTGCCCACCAAGCCGCTCAGATAGTTGCCGATGGCTGTGGCGGCAAACCATCCGCCCATCAGCAGGCCGCGCATCCGCGCCGGCGCAAGCTTGTTGACCAGCGACAATCCCATCGGCGACAGGCACAACTCACCCAGCGTCAGCACCCCATAGGTGGAAATCAGCCAGTTAATGCTCACGCGGCCTGTGTCCCCGCCGGAGAAGGCGGCAACCGTCATAATGGTATAGGCCACGGCGGTGAGCAGCATGCCGATGCCGATCTTAGCCGCGGTGGACGGTTCATTTTTCCGGCGGCGTAGCAGTCCCCAACCGGCCACCAACAGCGGTGTGAAGGCCAACACAAAGAACGGATTGATTGCCTGCGAAAGTTCCGGCTTGAGTTTGGTAGCGGTGGCATCGCGCGCCCAGAAGGTCAGCGTCAGGCCGTTCTGATGGAAGGCCATCCAGAACACGGTGACAATGGCAAACACCAACAGCAGCGCGCCGATCCGCCGCTTTTCCTGCGCGGGCGTCAGCACCATCTCCTGCAGAGCCGACGCCGCATTCAGGTTGCCGGTTTCGCCT contains:
- a CDS encoding DinB family protein; the encoded protein is MNKQTLDREWKYFYMVLGVSRKLVDQIPEDKMDFRPTPEVRSAMELITHAFNFLAESVETVTAGRHIDHKEPTFDSKAALMTWMDVQVAEAFAGFAKLTDKQLEAKIEAWGETFSGWQMLDFAYQEHLHHRGQLTVYLRLMGIEPVFIYDFSEQH
- a CDS encoding peptide MFS transporter → MTQSSTLTAVAPPVKHKHPAGLYVLFFTEMWERFGFYCMLSILSLYMNESLGFSTATVGQIYGAYIALVYFTPLAGGLLADRWLGFSRAILLGAVFMGAGYFLLALPPLPAFFAGLSCVIIGNGLFKPNISTLLGNLYRDRPEKRDEAYNIFYMGINVGALFSPLVASYMRTNFGWGFAFAAAGVGMFVSLILFSLLRKHVAIGETGNLNAASALQEMVLTPAQEKRRIGALLLVFAIVTVFWMAFHQNGLTLTFWARDATATKLKPELSQAINPFFVLAFTPLLVAGWGLLRRRKNEPSTAAKIGIGMLLTAVAYTIMTVAAFSGGDTGRVSINWLISTYGVLTLGELCLSPMGLSLVNKLAPARMRGLLMGGWFAATAIGNYLSGLVGSFWDQMAHSTLFIILLVASLVAALVLFLVLKQIRPTIQEAEQMALKKG
- a CDS encoding S8 family serine peptidase; the encoded protein is MKHLALVFSLVLLYVSFGQAGTLSPGLDQVFTGKGAGETLPVLIVLSDRVQAPGIADRMPRLGLNLAEIHQVVMDSLQMRAAATQGAVLKSLDILKSSGMAKNARALWIGNMISAELTRAGAELVANMAEVSEVGLDETVAVRKPVESAPAEAMRAHVEDALLRAGARDAWQLGFDGRGRTVCSISDGVDGTHSALSSHWKGRGGSAAQGWYDPSGSGSPASCGGEGTQMAGALCGADAAGDTTGIAPAAAWIAARLFCGATRLSDVLLALQWAVDPDGQSSTFADVPDAICNAWGIETPCLGALPPSAFEAVANAEALGPVLIFAAANTGAAGSGSVRAPESLAECFAVGNADTRGASVDVAPSSGKGPSPCDLSLIKPDLAAPGTAVRTTAKSNGYTRVSGTTVAAAYAAGTVALMRQANPNLSTDEIKRLLRTSATDMGAPGEDNASGAGLLNAGRAVNLALNSGPSGTIEGVVQYGGQPISGAEVMLTSDLGTQTATAYGGTFRFDHVVAGHSYALRAGRFGFRNFVRYDSISVNAGLTTTTVIALERGFEDDATQDQGWSLGVEGDNATGGVWVRAKPVGSTYQGSQIQPDNDAPPHDGYCFVTGNASSPTADAMEADVDGGRTTLRSPQFNLSELSDPELKFAYWYSNDKGPSAGSDFFRVQISNDGGATWVNIINTAASTHGWRTVKVPVSNFLLPTDRMLLQFLAEDEGPGSLIEAAVDDISIIGAPSVPEPPRDLTMDVQFDQVMLKWRHSDGASLYRVYVSGDPNNVITPENLYTTTGDTTLSVPMKDIHFDEFYFQVTAAK